In one window of Polynucleobacter sp. AM-7D1 DNA:
- a CDS encoding type II toxin-antitoxin system PemK/MazF family toxin has translation MVSRGDIWLINLDPTMGSEIKKTRPCIVVSPQEMHDFLRTVIIAPMTTKGRSASYRVPITHDGKKGLVLLDQIRTIDKAHLVKRLGAVSNKTLRASLDILQATFSP, from the coding sequence ATCGTTTCACGCGGAGATATTTGGTTAATTAATCTAGATCCAACTATGGGAAGTGAGATTAAAAAGACTCGACCATGCATTGTTGTATCTCCGCAAGAGATGCATGACTTTTTGCGAACTGTGATTATTGCGCCAATGACCACAAAAGGAAGATCAGCATCCTATCGCGTGCCGATTACACACGATGGTAAAAAAGGTTTAGTCCTCTTGGATCAGATTCGCACAATAGATAAGGCCCACCTAGTCAAAAGATTAGGCGCAGTCAGCAATAAAACATTGAGAGCTAGTCTCGATATATTGCAGGCAACTTTTTCGCCGTAG
- a CDS encoding LrgB family protein yields MSEKHSIVEIWVYLSASPLFALFITLAAYQIGLLIYKATKQNPLANPVAIAIILVASMIQLIEMPYATYFEGAQFIHFLLGSATVSLAIPIYRGLSSLKGRSFPLLASLVAGGLVSIISAVNIAKLFGADSSITGAMYPKSVTAPIAMGIAERISVSPTLTAIFAVTTGILGAILAPFILNALGMKAWWQRGFAIGIGAHGIGTSRAFSIHPEAGTYASLAMGMNGVISAVAIPILYHIFN; encoded by the coding sequence ATGAGTGAAAAGCACTCCATCGTAGAGATTTGGGTTTACCTCTCCGCTAGCCCTTTATTTGCCCTCTTTATTACCCTAGCAGCCTATCAAATTGGTCTCTTAATCTATAAAGCGACTAAACAGAATCCTCTGGCAAACCCAGTAGCTATTGCCATCATCTTGGTGGCTAGCATGATTCAATTGATTGAGATGCCCTATGCAACCTACTTTGAAGGTGCGCAATTTATTCACTTCTTATTGGGCTCAGCCACGGTGTCACTAGCCATACCAATATATAGAGGACTTAGTAGTCTTAAGGGTAGATCATTTCCCTTGCTGGCATCTCTAGTTGCAGGCGGTCTGGTATCCATTATTAGCGCCGTCAATATCGCCAAACTATTCGGGGCAGACTCCAGCATTACTGGCGCCATGTATCCCAAGTCGGTAACCGCACCAATTGCCATGGGTATCGCTGAACGTATTAGCGTATCCCCAACTTTGACTGCTATCTTTGCCGTCACCACCGGAATTCTGGGGGCTATTTTGGCGCCCTTTATTCTGAATGCTTTGGGTATGAAAGCATGGTGGCAGCGTGGCTTTGCGATTGGTATTGGCGCTCACGGCATTGGTACCTCGAGAGCATTTAGTATTCATCCTGAGGCAGGCACTTATGCCAGCCTCGCCATGGGCATGAACGGCGTAATTAGTGCGGTTGCTATTCCGATTTTGTATCACATCTTTAATTAA
- a CDS encoding (2Fe-2S)-binding protein has product MADLNVNGKKYKVDVDPDTPLLWAIRDHVGLTGTKYGCGVGQCGACTVLFDGQAIRSCMVPVSAAEGKKIETIESLEKNGQLSKVQKAWVDNQVPQCGYCQSGMVMATTALLRKTPKPTDAQIDAAVTNICRCGTFQQVRDAIHAVSKA; this is encoded by the coding sequence ATGGCTGACTTAAACGTCAACGGTAAAAAGTACAAGGTAGATGTTGATCCTGATACCCCTTTGTTATGGGCGATCCGAGATCATGTTGGCTTAACTGGTACCAAATATGGTTGCGGTGTAGGTCAGTGCGGGGCTTGCACTGTGTTGTTTGATGGCCAAGCAATTCGTAGTTGCATGGTTCCAGTTAGTGCGGCTGAGGGTAAAAAAATCGAAACTATCGAAAGCCTGGAAAAAAATGGCCAGCTCTCGAAAGTACAAAAAGCTTGGGTCGACAATCAAGTGCCTCAATGTGGTTACTGTCAGTCTGGCATGGTGATGGCAACTACTGCTTTGTTACGGAAGACCCCGAAGCCGACTGATGCGCAGATAGATGCTGCAGTCACCAATATCTGCCGTTGCGGAACCTTTCAACAAGTGCGTGATGCTATTCATGCTGTGAGCAAGGCATAA
- a CDS encoding CidA/LrgA family protein, which yields MISGLVQILLFQSLGELVSKFALPTLPGPVIGLVLLIVWLVLRKGINQDLAMVADGFSQYLGLLFVPAAVGVVLFLPQLKANALAIVSALVGSVILTIATTAIVVRFLSAKHQSTES from the coding sequence ATGATCTCCGGCCTCGTTCAAATTCTTCTATTTCAAAGCCTGGGTGAGCTGGTTTCCAAATTTGCCCTCCCAACTCTTCCAGGCCCCGTGATTGGCCTAGTCCTTCTGATTGTTTGGCTGGTACTTCGCAAAGGCATAAATCAAGATTTAGCCATGGTGGCAGATGGCTTCAGCCAATACCTTGGTCTCTTATTCGTGCCGGCAGCAGTAGGGGTGGTGCTATTTTTACCCCAACTTAAAGCCAATGCACTGGCTATTGTGAGCGCCTTAGTGGGTAGCGTTATCTTGACAATCGCCACAACGGCAATCGTTGTCCGCTTTTTAAGTGCAAAACACCAAAGCACTGAATCATGA
- a CDS encoding AbrB/MazE/SpoVT family DNA-binding domain-containing protein, giving the protein MKKQLHLQIRQIGNSRGVVIPKAILEQVGFDDQADLVIEGDRLVLSKPKKKPREGWAEDSRAIAEAGEDELVLGDFMNEADEDWVW; this is encoded by the coding sequence ATGAAAAAACAGTTGCATCTTCAAATCCGTCAAATAGGTAACTCTCGTGGAGTGGTTATTCCTAAGGCTATCCTTGAACAGGTAGGATTTGATGATCAGGCTGACTTGGTGATTGAGGGTGACAGGCTCGTATTAAGTAAACCCAAAAAAAAGCCCCGTGAAGGTTGGGCTGAGGATTCAAGAGCCATTGCCGAGGCTGGTGAAGACGAATTAGTGTTGGGCGACTTTATGAATGAAGCTGATGAGGATTGGGTTTGGTAA
- the dusA gene encoding tRNA dihydrouridine(20/20a) synthase DusA produces MTVNNPKRLAVAPMMEWTDRHCRSFHRSLTKEAVLYTEMVTTGALIHGDVPRHLDYSQEQHPVVLQLGGSEPSDLAKAAELAQQWGYDEIDLNCGCPSERVQRGALGACLMAEPQLVADCVKAMKTAVDTPITVKHRLGLDSMDAANSEADYQFALNFILAVADAGASQVTIHARNAVLKGLSPKENRSKPPLRYEVAAKLRLDAQKQFPDLKVLLNGGLETNDQIAGHWDDFDGFMVGRAAYHFPALLLGWDDMIHTDGDAAGYLFSETEWHRIQIALVKQVQAWFDECQAKGKPFYIGAFTRHILGLAHGRAGSRYWRQRLSDHHALAKVQSKAAILDFFIDASLTLGDWAAFEFEGA; encoded by the coding sequence ATGACTGTAAATAACCCCAAGCGCTTAGCTGTTGCCCCCATGATGGAATGGACAGATCGTCACTGTCGTTCTTTTCATCGATCTCTGACTAAAGAAGCAGTTCTCTATACTGAGATGGTCACTACTGGTGCCCTCATTCATGGAGATGTGCCGCGTCATTTAGATTATTCGCAAGAGCAGCATCCTGTTGTTCTTCAATTGGGTGGCTCCGAGCCTTCTGATCTAGCTAAAGCTGCGGAGTTAGCACAGCAGTGGGGCTACGATGAGATTGATCTTAATTGTGGTTGTCCATCAGAGCGCGTACAACGTGGTGCCCTTGGTGCTTGCCTCATGGCTGAGCCACAACTCGTTGCTGATTGTGTTAAAGCAATGAAGACGGCTGTGGATACTCCGATCACCGTAAAGCATCGACTTGGTTTGGATTCGATGGATGCTGCTAACTCTGAGGCGGACTATCAATTTGCATTGAACTTTATTCTTGCTGTAGCGGATGCAGGTGCTAGTCAGGTAACCATTCATGCACGCAATGCAGTGCTGAAGGGTTTATCTCCTAAAGAGAACCGCAGTAAACCACCATTACGTTATGAAGTGGCTGCCAAACTTCGTTTAGATGCGCAAAAGCAATTTCCTGATCTCAAGGTATTACTCAACGGTGGCTTGGAAACCAATGATCAAATTGCCGGTCATTGGGATGACTTTGATGGCTTTATGGTTGGAAGAGCGGCCTATCATTTTCCGGCATTGCTTTTGGGTTGGGATGACATGATTCATACCGATGGCGATGCTGCTGGCTACCTCTTTAGTGAAACAGAGTGGCATCGTATTCAGATTGCACTAGTGAAGCAAGTTCAAGCTTGGTTTGATGAGTGCCAAGCCAAAGGAAAGCCTTTTTATATTGGTGCATTCACCCGCCACATTCTGGGGCTGGCACATGGCAGGGCAGGTTCCCGCTACTGGCGTCAGCGCCTTTCTGATCACCATGCCTTAGCTAAAGTGCAAAGCAAGGCCGCCATTTTGGACTTCTTTATTGATGCTAGCTTGACCCTGGGCGATTGGGCAGCATTTGAGTTTGAAGGCGCCTAA
- a CDS encoding SUMF1/EgtB/PvdO family nonheme iron enzyme, with the protein MKKFDILPILFGLVLSAIAIYFMLRSAPANSAPVSTIPVVKVGSVSWDQTEMTIADVKTFADATGFVSQAEKNGGGLSYESGFVTKPGWTWKTPYGVKPKATEPAVHLNQSEAASVCRFYGKRLPTDAEWISAAFMEQRETPSAGYTKGQRYPFPGGATPAVSHCLNGCGDYKGVAPAGALNRGTGHVPAGTTKPGVNGILDMGGNVWEWTATERHGGFITRGASWWYGPERQKESDVESKSADIGVVYIGFRCVS; encoded by the coding sequence ATGAAAAAATTCGATATTCTCCCAATTCTGTTTGGCTTAGTGCTGTCTGCTATCGCGATCTATTTCATGTTGCGATCTGCGCCCGCAAATAGCGCGCCTGTATCGACTATTCCTGTGGTTAAAGTCGGATCTGTATCTTGGGATCAAACCGAGATGACCATTGCTGATGTCAAAACTTTTGCTGATGCCACTGGTTTTGTAAGTCAAGCAGAGAAAAATGGCGGCGGACTTTCTTACGAGTCTGGCTTTGTTACAAAACCTGGCTGGACTTGGAAGACTCCTTATGGTGTTAAACCAAAAGCCACTGAGCCGGCAGTGCATCTCAATCAATCCGAAGCTGCTTCTGTTTGTCGCTTCTATGGCAAACGTTTACCGACTGATGCTGAATGGATCTCTGCGGCGTTTATGGAACAAAGAGAGACTCCTTCTGCTGGCTATACCAAAGGTCAACGTTATCCCTTTCCAGGTGGGGCCACCCCGGCTGTCTCCCATTGCTTGAATGGTTGTGGCGATTACAAGGGTGTAGCACCAGCAGGTGCGTTAAATCGCGGCACTGGTCATGTACCTGCTGGCACCACAAAACCTGGAGTGAATGGCATATTAGATATGGGCGGCAATGTTTGGGAGTGGACAGCAACTGAGCGTCATGGCGGTTTCATTACCCGGGGCGCTTCCTGGTGGTATGGACCAGAAAGACAAAAAGAGTCTGATGTGGAGTCCAAGTCGGCAGATATCGGTGTGGTCTATATCGGCTTTCGCTGCGTTAGTTGA
- the soxX gene encoding sulfur oxidation c-type cytochrome SoxX — MNPLSSSPGDVSRGRAIVASRQVGLCLLCHSGPFPEERFQGNLAPHLSDSVGQFTPAQLRARLVDPSRLNPESIMPAYYRTTGLNRVAPRFVDETILTSQQIEDVVAFLISIQDHATR; from the coding sequence ATGAATCCCCTTAGCTCTTCTCCGGGTGATGTTTCTAGGGGGCGCGCCATTGTGGCTAGTCGTCAAGTTGGCCTATGTTTGTTATGCCATAGCGGGCCCTTTCCCGAAGAGCGATTTCAGGGGAATCTTGCACCCCACTTAAGTGATAGTGTGGGGCAATTTACCCCGGCTCAATTGCGTGCTCGCTTGGTCGACCCAAGCCGTTTAAACCCAGAAAGCATCATGCCTGCGTATTACCGAACCACTGGATTGAATCGAGTGGCTCCAAGGTTTGTCGATGAAACTATTCTTACTAGCCAGCAGATAGAAGATGTTGTTGCATTCTTAATCAGCATTCAAGATCATGCTACTAGGTAA
- a CDS encoding ATP-dependent RecD-like DNA helicase translates to MTNTVVDPSAIEITPEYQDVIDAIERHDPYIFVSGKAGTGKTTLIGYLRENIPGNVVVVAPTGVAALQVKGVTIHSFFRLPPRLIFPEEDIKPLKDKRLYKDIRLLIIDEISMVRADVIDAMDLFLRANGPHKNQPFGGIQVIFVGDLFQLPPVVSQADMQVLAERGYEGPYFFCAMALHRKDVTMVELSKIFRQKDAHFAGLLNQIRINQDIGEALNILNEQCFENAPEVDDQTITLTTTNARADQINGAGLRALTTDAKVYTGNSTGKFNVDDRNLPSPNHLTLKVGAKVMFTATDSNFPKRWVNGTIGVVRELLPNSVKVMVQNGPYSNTVEVKGHQWESYRYDHDMLSGKISPNIIGTFIQIPLMLAWAVTIHKSQGKTLDKIKVDLSSGAFASGQVYVALSRCTSIEGITLERPIQPKDVSCDQEVKRFYLNCLPG, encoded by the coding sequence ATGACCAATACTGTAGTAGACCCATCCGCTATTGAAATTACTCCTGAATATCAGGACGTAATTGACGCCATCGAACGTCATGACCCTTATATCTTTGTTAGCGGTAAGGCGGGTACCGGCAAGACCACCTTAATTGGCTATCTGCGTGAGAACATTCCAGGTAATGTCGTGGTGGTGGCGCCAACTGGTGTAGCTGCATTACAGGTGAAGGGTGTCACGATTCATTCTTTCTTTCGTTTGCCACCACGCTTGATCTTTCCAGAAGAAGATATCAAGCCCTTAAAAGATAAGCGCCTCTATAAAGATATCCGACTGCTCATCATTGATGAGATCTCCATGGTGAGAGCAGACGTGATTGATGCAATGGATTTGTTTCTGCGTGCCAATGGTCCTCATAAGAACCAACCTTTTGGTGGCATTCAGGTGATATTTGTGGGGGATTTGTTTCAATTGCCGCCGGTGGTATCCCAGGCGGATATGCAGGTGCTAGCTGAGCGTGGCTATGAAGGTCCTTATTTCTTCTGCGCGATGGCTTTGCATCGTAAAGATGTGACGATGGTGGAGTTGTCTAAGATCTTCCGTCAGAAGGATGCCCACTTTGCAGGACTTCTCAATCAGATCCGGATTAATCAAGATATTGGTGAGGCGCTCAATATTCTGAATGAGCAGTGCTTTGAAAATGCACCAGAAGTAGATGATCAAACAATTACGCTGACTACAACTAACGCACGCGCAGATCAAATTAACGGCGCAGGCTTGCGAGCATTAACAACCGATGCCAAGGTCTATACCGGCAATAGCACAGGTAAGTTCAATGTGGATGATCGTAATTTGCCATCGCCAAATCACCTCACGCTAAAAGTGGGTGCCAAGGTCATGTTTACCGCGACCGATAGTAACTTCCCTAAGCGTTGGGTCAACGGCACAATCGGAGTAGTGCGTGAATTGTTACCCAATAGTGTGAAAGTCATGGTGCAGAACGGTCCTTACTCCAATACGGTTGAAGTAAAAGGCCATCAGTGGGAATCTTATCGCTATGACCACGACATGTTGTCTGGAAAGATTTCACCAAACATCATCGGCACCTTTATACAGATTCCATTAATGCTAGCTTGGGCTGTCACTATCCATAAGAGCCAGGGCAAGACGCTCGATAAGATCAAAGTAGATCTTTCGTCGGGAGCATTTGCATCTGGACAGGTCTATGTAGCCCTCAGCCGCTGCACCTCAATTGAAGGGATCACCCTAGAGCGACCCATACAGCCCAAGGATGTGAGCTGTGACCAAGAGGTGAAGCGTTTCTATCTCAACTGTTTGCCTGGTTAA
- a CDS encoding molybdopterin cofactor-binding domain-containing protein has protein sequence MSKIINTAITNTSRRHFIVGSSAIATGLAIGFDFSFISSANAAMGTGTTSMAPLATPEIGVWVVIKPNDDIVVRIVRSEMGQGTITGLAQMVAEELQCDWKKVSYEYPSPSENLKRNKVWGSYSTGGSRGIRTSEQYVRKGGAAARIMLVQAAANQWSVPASECVAKDSVITHTPSGRKTTFGKVSVAASQLDVPKEIALKDPKDWTVIGKSVNRIDGTADKVTGKQVYAIDLKLPGMLVATIKESPVFGGKVKSYDATKASSMKGVKKVVQIGDTAIAVIAETFWQAKTGLDAVNITWDNGANGDVSSASIKKMLEEGLTANDTFIGNSNGDAKEAISNAAKTIEATYFYPFLNHATLEPQTATAKWTPDSCEAWVPTQDGEATLAAVIAASGLPAEKCNAYKVNLGGGFGRRGAFQDYTTQAVNIAKQMPGTPIKLIWTREEDMTQGRYHPVMMCKMTAGLDDKKNITGLNIRLSGQSILAAVRPAVVAANKGKDPVVFQGLDAAGEHGITYSFQNLMVDHAMRNNHVPPGFWRGVNVNQNAIFLETFMDEMAEAAGMDAVEFRRKHMEKYPRAVAVLNAVADGIGWTKPAKPGVFRGLAQMRSFGSYVAAACELSVTNGNEVKIHRIVAATDPGYVVNPAQVERQVSGSFVYGLSALFEEEITIEKGAVVQKNFDTFNSIRLSQMPKVETIIIQGGGKDWGGVGEPTIAVAAPAVLNAIYRATGKRLRTVPLKNSGIKLV, from the coding sequence ATGAGCAAAATTATTAACACAGCAATTACAAATACTTCACGCCGTCACTTTATTGTTGGCTCAAGCGCTATTGCAACTGGCCTAGCAATTGGCTTTGACTTCTCTTTCATCTCCAGTGCTAACGCTGCCATGGGAACGGGTACAACTTCTATGGCCCCGCTTGCAACACCAGAGATTGGTGTTTGGGTGGTAATTAAGCCAAATGATGACATTGTTGTTCGCATCGTGCGCTCTGAGATGGGGCAAGGCACTATTACTGGTTTGGCACAGATGGTTGCAGAAGAATTGCAATGTGACTGGAAAAAAGTTTCTTATGAATACCCATCACCTAGCGAAAACCTCAAGCGCAATAAAGTATGGGGCAGCTACTCAACTGGTGGTAGTCGCGGTATTCGTACTTCTGAGCAGTATGTTCGTAAAGGTGGTGCAGCTGCTCGCATCATGCTCGTTCAAGCTGCGGCAAACCAATGGAGTGTTCCTGCATCTGAGTGCGTTGCGAAAGATAGCGTGATTACACACACTCCATCTGGTCGCAAAACTACCTTTGGAAAAGTATCTGTTGCTGCATCCCAATTAGACGTGCCAAAAGAGATCGCGCTTAAAGATCCAAAAGATTGGACTGTAATTGGTAAGTCAGTCAACCGAATTGATGGAACGGCTGATAAAGTCACCGGTAAGCAGGTCTATGCCATTGACTTGAAGTTGCCTGGGATGTTGGTTGCTACTATCAAAGAGTCTCCTGTATTTGGCGGCAAGGTTAAAAGCTACGATGCCACTAAAGCCTCCAGCATGAAGGGGGTAAAGAAAGTGGTTCAAATAGGTGACACCGCTATTGCAGTGATTGCAGAAACTTTTTGGCAGGCAAAAACTGGTTTAGATGCTGTCAACATCACTTGGGACAACGGCGCTAATGGCGATGTTTCTAGTGCTTCCATTAAGAAGATGCTAGAAGAGGGCCTGACTGCGAACGACACCTTCATAGGCAACTCTAATGGTGATGCTAAAGAAGCCATTAGTAATGCTGCCAAAACAATTGAGGCAACTTACTTTTATCCATTCTTAAACCATGCAACTCTAGAGCCACAAACGGCCACTGCCAAGTGGACGCCAGATTCTTGTGAAGCCTGGGTTCCTACGCAAGATGGTGAAGCTACTCTTGCAGCTGTGATTGCGGCATCTGGCTTGCCGGCAGAAAAATGTAATGCTTATAAGGTAAATCTGGGTGGTGGATTTGGTCGCCGTGGCGCTTTTCAAGATTACACAACCCAAGCCGTCAATATTGCTAAGCAAATGCCAGGTACACCAATCAAGTTGATTTGGACTCGTGAGGAAGATATGACGCAGGGCCGTTATCACCCAGTCATGATGTGCAAAATGACTGCTGGACTAGATGACAAGAAAAATATCACTGGCCTAAATATCCGATTATCTGGTCAATCTATTTTGGCAGCCGTACGTCCTGCAGTGGTTGCTGCCAATAAAGGCAAAGATCCTGTTGTCTTTCAAGGCTTAGATGCTGCAGGTGAGCATGGCATTACGTATAGCTTCCAAAATTTAATGGTTGATCATGCAATGCGCAACAACCATGTGCCACCAGGTTTCTGGCGCGGGGTGAACGTCAATCAAAATGCCATATTCCTCGAAACCTTTATGGATGAGATGGCTGAAGCAGCAGGTATGGATGCAGTGGAGTTCCGTCGTAAGCATATGGAAAAATATCCGCGTGCTGTAGCCGTTCTCAATGCAGTTGCTGATGGTATTGGCTGGACTAAGCCTGCAAAACCAGGTGTTTTCCGTGGTCTCGCACAGATGCGTTCATTCGGTAGTTACGTTGCTGCTGCTTGCGAGCTTTCCGTGACCAATGGCAATGAGGTAAAAATTCATCGCATTGTCGCTGCAACAGATCCGGGTTATGTGGTTAATCCTGCGCAAGTTGAGCGTCAAGTCTCTGGTTCGTTTGTTTACGGCTTGTCTGCTCTATTCGAGGAAGAGATTACGATTGAGAAGGGCGCGGTTGTACAGAAAAACTTCGATACCTTTAACTCCATTCGTCTTTCGCAGATGCCCAAGGTTGAAACCATCATTATTCAAGGTGGTGGCAAAGACTGGGGTGGCGTTGGTGAACCGACGATTGCTGTTGCAGCCCCAGCAGTACTCAACGCGATCTACCGTGCGACAGGTAAGCGCCTACGCACTGTTCCATTGAAAAATAGCGGTATCAAGTTGGTTTAA
- a CDS encoding gamma-glutamyltransferase family protein, whose protein sequence is MLISPPYSGARAPVLAKNAVASSQPLATQAGIEALQHGGNAVDAALATAITLTVVEPTMNGLGGDGFALIWDGKKLHGMNASGRAPGAWTPDYFSGKAAMDLIGWNTVTVPGMVSGWIELSRKFGKLPFAQLFKRAIDYAENGFPVSPVIARQWREAVPILKNQPGFSESFLIDGKAPVAGQIWRYPAQAKTLREIAETEGESFYTGKLAQSMVDFAQSTGGCFTMTDFANNQTEWVEPLAFDYGEYTLHEIPPNGSGIAAQMALGILQAANVKQYPANSAQRIHLQVEAMRIAFADAYAYVSDASSMKVPASALLDRDYLASRAALINHNQAGSYGAGDPHAGGTVYLCAADESGMMISYIQSNFKGFGSGVVAPGGIAFHNRGMSFSLTDGHPNQVAPGKRPFHSIIPAFLTKGNQPTMAFGVMGGNMQPQGHIQFVMRFVDEYLNPQSCSDAPRWRIDDLGKLTVEASMPTAVVEGLKALGHEVTVMPTNSLDFGSAQAIALLSEETKDAYIAGSDHRRDGLAAGF, encoded by the coding sequence ATGTTGATTTCTCCTCCTTATAGTGGGGCACGTGCCCCAGTGCTAGCTAAGAATGCTGTTGCTAGCTCACAGCCTTTAGCAACCCAAGCTGGTATTGAAGCTCTGCAGCATGGTGGCAATGCGGTTGATGCGGCTTTAGCAACCGCAATCACACTCACCGTAGTCGAGCCCACCATGAATGGTCTCGGTGGAGATGGCTTCGCCTTAATTTGGGATGGCAAAAAACTCCATGGCATGAATGCCTCTGGTCGCGCACCCGGAGCATGGACGCCAGACTATTTTTCAGGCAAAGCTGCCATGGATTTGATTGGCTGGAATACCGTAACCGTACCAGGTATGGTTTCAGGATGGATTGAGTTATCTCGTAAATTTGGCAAGCTACCGTTTGCGCAACTTTTTAAGCGCGCAATTGATTATGCAGAGAACGGTTTTCCAGTTTCGCCGGTGATTGCTCGGCAATGGCGCGAAGCAGTTCCGATCTTAAAGAATCAACCAGGCTTTAGTGAATCTTTTTTGATCGATGGCAAAGCCCCGGTTGCTGGCCAAATATGGCGCTACCCGGCTCAAGCAAAAACACTTCGCGAGATTGCCGAGACAGAAGGTGAATCTTTTTATACCGGTAAGTTAGCGCAAAGCATGGTTGACTTCGCACAAAGTACTGGCGGTTGCTTCACTATGACTGACTTTGCAAATAATCAAACTGAATGGGTAGAACCTTTGGCCTTTGATTATGGTGAATACACCCTCCATGAAATTCCACCCAATGGCTCGGGCATCGCTGCACAAATGGCGCTGGGTATTTTGCAGGCTGCTAATGTCAAACAATATCCTGCCAATTCTGCGCAACGAATTCATCTTCAAGTAGAAGCAATGCGCATTGCTTTTGCCGATGCCTATGCCTATGTATCTGATGCGAGCTCGATGAAGGTGCCAGCAAGCGCCCTATTAGATAGGGATTATTTAGCTAGCCGTGCTGCACTCATCAATCACAATCAAGCAGGTAGCTATGGTGCGGGGGATCCTCATGCTGGCGGCACTGTTTACCTCTGTGCTGCAGATGAATCTGGCATGATGATTTCTTATATTCAGTCGAACTTTAAGGGCTTCGGTTCCGGAGTGGTTGCTCCCGGTGGTATTGCATTCCATAACCGCGGCATGAGCTTTAGCCTGACTGATGGGCACCCCAATCAGGTAGCACCAGGTAAGCGCCCTTTCCATTCCATCATTCCTGCATTCTTAACAAAAGGCAATCAACCCACCATGGCGTTTGGTGTGATGGGTGGCAATATGCAGCCACAAGGACACATTCAGTTTGTCATGCGATTTGTTGATGAGTATCTCAATCCTCAATCTTGCTCTGATGCGCCCCGCTGGAGAATTGATGATCTTGGCAAACTGACGGTAGAAGCTTCTATGCCCACAGCAGTAGTTGAAGGCTTGAAAGCGCTGGGGCATGAAGTGACTGTGATGCCGACAAACAGCCTGGACTTTGGTAGCGCCCAAGCTATTGCGCTATTGAGTGAAGAAACTAAAGATGCCTACATTGCTGGTAGCGATCATCGCCGTGATGGATTGGCGGCGGGATTCTAG
- a CDS encoding pseudouridine synthase gives MKVNSEGVSSSKVYLPAGQNYACLLDFFIANFPHIDRGEWEARFAEGLIFNEEGEALAAGDAYLPNTHLLYFRRLAREPEIPFEEAILFQDEHILVADKPHFLPVTPSGLYLHQTLLNRLKKKTGIQELSPIHRIDRDTAGLVIFSVIRQERAQYQNLFRDRAVKKVYEAIAPYSEGLIKQLPMTYQSRLEESKHFLQMQEVAGEVNADTLVELLEVNEPWAKYRLTPGSGKKHQLRCHLNSLGIPIQYDQIYPVLTPYQEYDLDFSKPLQLLAKEIEFKDPVTGQERSFVTQRVLA, from the coding sequence ATGAAAGTCAATTCTGAAGGAGTCTCCTCATCAAAAGTGTATTTGCCAGCCGGGCAGAATTACGCCTGTCTGTTGGATTTCTTTATTGCAAATTTTCCGCATATTGATAGAGGTGAGTGGGAAGCTCGTTTTGCAGAAGGCCTGATATTTAACGAAGAGGGTGAGGCACTTGCTGCAGGTGATGCCTATCTTCCCAATACGCATCTGCTCTATTTCAGGCGCTTAGCTCGCGAACCAGAAATTCCTTTTGAGGAAGCCATTCTTTTTCAGGACGAACATATCCTGGTGGCAGACAAACCTCATTTTTTGCCGGTAACGCCAAGCGGTCTTTATTTACATCAAACCCTACTGAACCGTCTGAAGAAAAAAACGGGTATTCAAGAGCTGAGCCCGATTCATCGGATTGATCGCGACACGGCAGGCCTAGTGATTTTTTCTGTGATTCGGCAAGAGCGAGCGCAATATCAAAATTTATTTAGAGATCGCGCAGTCAAGAAAGTCTATGAAGCGATCGCGCCCTATTCAGAGGGCCTGATCAAGCAATTACCAATGACCTATCAAAGTAGATTAGAGGAGTCTAAACACTTTCTACAAATGCAGGAGGTGGCGGGAGAGGTAAATGCCGATACCTTGGTTGAATTACTTGAGGTAAATGAACCCTGGGCCAAATATCGCTTAACCCCTGGTAGTGGCAAGAAGCATCAATTGCGTTGTCATCTCAATAGCCTCGGCATTCCCATTCAGTATGATCAGATCTACCCTGTGCTTACCCCTTACCAAGAGTATGATTTGGACTTTTCCAAACCGCTGCAACTCTTAGCAAAAGAGATTGAATTTAAAGACCCGGTAACGGGGCAAGAGAGATCTTTTGTGACCCAGAGAGTATTGGCTTGA